TCGACAAGTTCATTCAGTAATGATACTGCTTTCACATGGTCATTGGAGGAAATGTAGGCATTAGCCAGTCCATGAATCACGTTTAAGTTACCGGATGTAAAAGCTGTCTCTGCTTCTTCGTAGATTTGCACGGCTTTTGAGGGCTGACCGGTCTCAAGATAGAGATAAGCGAGCTGTTCAAGCATCTCAGCAGGCAGGGAGTCAATTTCTTGTTTGGCTTCTTCAAGTGCCTGAAGTGCTTCCCTGTTTTTACCATTCTTATAATAAGCTCTTGCCTCCATTTTATAGGAGATCGCTGTATCGGGTAGTACCCGGGTGGCATTTTTGAAATGCACGGCAGCCTCCTCTAAATCTGCTTCTTCCAGCGTGCTGTCACTCTGCATTATTTGCACGCCCATATTATGCTCACTGCTCCAGGTAACTTTCAGCAGTTCGTCTACTTTCTGTTTGCCGGAGGGCAGGTTGGCTTCATTGAATAATCTCTCAGCTTGTTGCAGTGAGTTTTGAAGATCTTCATAGGTCGCGGTACGATCGGATGGCTTCTCCAGCTTTAGTGCATATTGGCTCAGCAGATATCCTTTTTGATAATAAAGGTCGGCATCAGCTGAGCCTGAACTGATTTGTTGATCAATTGAGTTGATTTCAACCCTCAGTTCCTGCTTGCTTAAATCATCGGGGTTTACGGGTTTCTGTGTAGATGGGGACAGTGTAGAACAGCCAATAAAGAACCCGAAGGTAATCCCCAATAAGGGGAGTACCATTCGGGTGAATGTAATGATCATAAATAAGTTTGCTTTCTAGAGTTTCAGGATCAAATGGAATACGCTATTTAGTTCATCCCGGCTTTTTGCATCGCTTCTTCCGCTTTTTGATCCATTCCAAGCGCAGTATAGATGCTGAAAAGATTTTTCCAGTATTCTTGGTTGTCGGGATCGATTTCAGCAGCACTTTCATAGTATTCCATTGCTTGTTTAAGTGCATCTTTAGCTTGCGCATCGATCTTGGCAGCCATCTGGTTATCATCCGTCCTGTTACGCTTGTCAAATAAAGCTGAAGCTTTATTCTGGTAGATGATACCTAGTGTATTATAAGCTGTAGCGTCATTTGGACGATATTCCAGAACTGTGTTCAGCTCTTTAGTTGCTCTTTCAGTAAGGCTGTTAATTTCTTGCTGAAGCCTTGTATTCTCAGAATCAAGCTCGCTTATCTGCTGTTTAATTTGAGAAGCTTCGTTCCCTGAAGCTTGATTCATTTGCTGGCGCAAATCAA
This is a stretch of genomic DNA from Halalkalibaculum roseum. It encodes these proteins:
- a CDS encoding tetratricopeptide repeat protein, whose product is MIITFTRMVLPLLGITFGFFIGCSTLSPSTQKPVNPDDLSKQELRVEINSIDQQISSGSADADLYYQKGYLLSQYALKLEKPSDRTATYEDLQNSLQQAERLFNEANLPSGKQKVDELLKVTWSSEHNMGVQIMQSDSTLEEADLEEAAVHFKNATRVLPDTAISYKMEARAYYKNGKNREALQALEEAKQEIDSLPAEMLEQLAYLYLETGQPSKAVQIYEEAETAFTSGNLNVIHGLANAYISSNDHVKAVSLLNELVENEPDNIIYAQTLATEYYRLGSSKLSELTRRSNSNLSNRELLEDADSLFTRARRQLESSISGETGNQELQEALVSFYQNAASKYQSVLPEVTESEKTEIREIIRDYLSSSIPVYEELVEEYPDASRNYWKNLYEAYSYLGMSEKAEEAKSKFN